A segment of the Lolium perenne isolate Kyuss_39 chromosome 3, Kyuss_2.0, whole genome shotgun sequence genome:
cctttgtggcgatttcttgggagcctccaattaagttgtggatgcgtgccccaagctttgtgtaaggcccggtttccgcctcgaaggaaatcccttagtggaaccgtgacctaggcctttgtagcgagggtcaccggagaataaggtgaggcgccttcgtggcgttcggtgtgtggtgtgagtaccgcatcttggggtgaggcctttgtggcgttggtgtgcatcgagcaaccacacctcaaggtgagccttttgtggcgttcgggagcactaagccaccgcacctctccaacggagattagcactcgcaagagtgtgaacttcaggttaaatcatcgtctcccgcgttcctcggttatctctatacccgagctctttacttatgcactttactttgtgatagccatcgtgcttgaagttatatatcttgctatcacatagttgcttgtattgcttagcataagttgttggtgcacataggtgaaccatagtatataggctttgggcttgacaaagtaaacgctagttttattccgcatttgttaagcccatctcgtaaaagttttatatcgcctattcacccccccccctctaggcgacatccgtgtcctttcaacctCTCCAACGGAAATTattactcgcaagagtgtgaacttcgggataaatcacgtctcccgcgtgcctcggttatctctatacccgagctctttacttatgcactttactttgtgatagctttcgtgcttgaagttatatatatatatatatatatatatatatatatatatatatcttgatatcacatagttgcttatcttgcttagcataagttgttggtgcacataggtgaaccatggtATATAGGTTTTGGtcttgacaaagtaaacactagttttattctGTATTTGTTAAGCCCACCTAGGAAAAGTTtttaaccgcctattcacccccctctaggcggcatctgtgtcctttcacctTATATGGAAGCTCATGTAAGCACTGTTTCACATCCCTCATGACCACTACCTTATATGATAGTATGTTGCGCAGGTCCAGCAAATAAGGGTCTCCCCATGGTCATGGTCTTAGGTACTGGTCCTTGTTATCCTCGTATATACATGATTGACATAGGCGGCGAATTGCTGCCATATGTACGTCCATGTACCGTTAACCATATACAATGATGTTTCTTACGAACGTCCCTTAGGAAAATATTATGTGGTCTACAACACACATCATCATTGGCAAGAACCAACACACTTTATAATTATTAGACAATCCACAAACTTTATTTCATTTCATAATTTGGCTAGGGTTTCTTCATCTCCCCAAAAACAAATGGATCTACTCACACATTGAGGCAAATAACATCATCACCATACTATAGATGGAAAATGGGGGATCCGTTTAATACAAATATGAATCCAACGTAACTCAAGGTTAAGGATCCAAGCAACTTAGATTAATACAaaaatggtgatgatgatgacgatgaagatcgaTGCCTTAGACTCTAATGAtccaagcaacggtggtgatggatCCCTTTATGCGAGTTCTCCCTCTAGATCTCTCCCGAAGATCAGGTTTCGTGGTTTTCTGGTGTCTTATGTCTATCCCTACAGATTCCTCTTCACAAGGTGAATATATTTGACGAGGCAGCATCAATAACGGGCGGTACCATTAGACGGTACACGCGGGCCATATCGTACCATTGGTCTTTAAGTCTTTTGTCAACGTGGTTTCACGAATTTCTTCCTTGGCTTGGTGTGGTTTATTGTTGGAAGATCGTTAATGCTCCAAATCATTATTATTTCGCCTAGATATGATCCCTTTTGTATTGTAAAACATGCCGCATTTTTGCACTCACCAATCAACATCCAATAAGGTGCACGCATATGATGGGAGGTGGGGCCGCGAAAGCACACATGTGAGGGGACGCAGGCCTGCATGGATAAGTTACAAATTTTGAAATTCACATGCGCatcatgcaaaaaaaaaattggaATTTTTAAAATCTAGAAGTATGATTTTTGAAAAAAAACGTGCTTTTTCCTGCACCCCCACCCTCGACCCCCACGACTCCCCTATTGGGCGGTGAGTTAAGTTCATCGGTCCTTGGGTTCTACAAATCCGCTCTCGTCAAGGGATGCATAGATAATACTTCAATTTGAAAAATAGAAAATGTTTTTTTAACAGGAAAGGGTCCAGAATGACCCAAAGACTACTAAAATTCGTCAACGGTGACTTTATATTTTACAAAAGGATCTCAAAGTAAAAGAAAATGCAATTTGATTTATAATTCTTGCACAAAGTACCctacaaagatttgcaaaaaagaAGTCAAGTCCTTATTCTTTTCCTTACAGCTCGCGTTGAAGCACCGCGGAGCACGACGACCCATCTCAACACCAAGGACGGAACCACTTGGTCTTAGAAAGGCATGCACCACTACATCAAGGAAGAACTACCGAAGGAGGATGAAAACGCAGAAGCGCAGAAGTTGCACCTGCATGTGGAGTGGTCGCCATCTCTGTTGAAGGTCATAGCAGCCAAGCTTTGCCACCATGTAACCATGTAGGAACTCCACGGAGCAGCTCCAGCTTTTCCCAGGAATCCAGATCCCTCTGGCAACCCCTTTATCACGCCACCACGATGGCTACCTAGGGCAGCGTCCATCAGATATCAACCAGACTCTAAGAGCTTACTAGAGAGGAAGGAGATGCCAAATCAACTAAAAAACACGCATCCACCATGGACATCCTCACGGGGAGGAGAAGGTGAGCTCCATGTGCCGCTTGCAAGCACGAGGACACAACTCTAGGTCAGCATCACGCCATATGCCATTAAGGCAAACCCTAGACTCAAACTActcctactgctactatttacggAGGACTTCGTAGCTGCACTCACTCCACCACGCCAGCAGGCATCGCTGCCGGAGAGGGAAGAGGGGGGGGGAAGCGGGTGGTTGGAGTTGACTCTCAACTGAGCCGGAGGGGTGAGAGATGGGTTTCGAGAGAGACATGACCATGACCAGTGCCAAAAAAAAACAACTGGGCCAGAGCCACGGCTAACTGTGCCGTTACCAGGTCCACCACCCTGGTCTGTGGATAGAAACAAATGGGCCTTGTCTTGGATACTTTTTTAATTACTCTGCTCGCTGCGAAGCAACACGGAAGTTTCGCGCACATAGACAGGACTCTTTGACTATAGCTCGGGAAGCAAAAAAACAATCTGTTCCCGGAGAGAATCAACAATGTACGAAAAAAATTGTTCTTCCGTAGAAAATCAGCGATATACATTAAAAACTGGTTCTTCGAGAAGTTTCATTCATTACCAACTCATCTATAAACTACACTATCATCGACCTGGAGTCAATGAATCGCTTATCCTAGCTCTATAAAACACCACCAAGTGATTCAACAACGTGGTCGCTTCGCTCTCCTCGGGTCGCCCCCTCCAGGCGACCGAGGGGGCGaaaccctagccgcgccgccgccaccttccCCTGCTCTCTTCTCCCTCCTCGTCGCCCCTAGAGGCCCCGCCGGGCTAAGCCCGCGacaccggtgaagggggcggcgagGATCTTGGCTCTCAGCTCTCCGTGCGGTGATAGGTGGGGGACCTCCGCGCGAAGCTTGCCGGCGCCGGTGTGGATACTGGTTGGGCGCCCTTTGCCCTGATCTGCTCCTCCAGGAGCGGCCTCGGGCCAGGGTGGCTCCGGCCGGTGCTCTCCCCGGTGGGGGCCTGGGCATCTGAGGCGGCAGCCTCGCACGGTGTGGGCGGCGTCACCGGCGGCAGGGGCGCCTGCCGGTGCTGTGGACTGCTTTCCTTGGCCGCGTGGGCAGCGAGGGGGCGGAGGCTGCTGCTCGTGGCGTGGAGGTCGCCCCGTCAACCTCCACCTCAGATCTGAAGACGGTGGCTTTCCTGCGTGCGGCTTCCACCTTGATGCTGCCGGTGCCTGGCGTCTCGCCGGGTCTGTGTCCTCGGGGTGGCGGGGAAGGGAGCTCTGGCCCGGGGGTAACCCTTGACCGGCGGTGGCGgtcacgacgacgacgacgcgctGTGCCGTTCCCCTTCCTGGAGGCGCTGTCGAGGTCTATCTCCCTTTCCCCTCTCCTCctcccgggtgaaaacccaaatcTCTCTGatttggcggtggcggcgctttGGCGCCGTCCCCTTGATGAAGGCGCCGTCTTGGGTTGGAGGAGAAGTGCTGAGCTGCATGCTCCGGTGGCTGCCTTTAGCGGCTTTGTCGTGTCTTCGTTCGGCGTCTTCAGTCTGAAGCTTGCGTCTTGATGGGCGGTCAGTTCGGCGGTCGACGACGGTGTTTGTGGGTTTCGCGTGCGGAGGTGATCTAGGTAGTAGTTCGGGCTCTGGGCTTGCCGTCCTATGTGACCTCCGTATGCTAGGGAGCTTCCCTGCCTCTCGACGGTGCGGCGCCCTTCGATCCAGGGCGAGAGGGTAGGGACCTTCTTCGGAGGCAGAGGCGGATGTCGACACTTCGACGACGGCTCAGGCGATGACGATGGCTGGATCATTCTCCTGATGTTCCTCCTTGACAGGTCTCCTCCAATGGTTGATCAAGCGGATAGACGAGGGCCTCAACCTCAAGCTGTGTTTCTTGTAATCTTCTTTCTTGTGGTGTGTGTTGCCTGTAAGCTGATCTTTCAGCACTCTGTTATCTACCGTTGTGGCGTTATTAATTTAACGCAGGGCTACGGCCTACTGTTTAAAAAAAAAACACCACCAAGTCGCCGGCCATTACCCAGAGCTCTCACAGTTCCACAAACAACCACACTACACCTGATCTCGAGCAGAGCTAGCTAGTTAGTGAAGATGAGCTCGCCGGCGGCAGTGAAGGTGATCGGCGCATTCGACAGCCCGTTCAGCCACCGTGCCGAGGCCGCCCTGCGGCTCAAGGGGGTCCCCTACGAGCTCATCCTGGAGGACCTGCGCAACAAGAGCGAGCTGCTGCTCACCCACAACCCCGTCCACAAGAAGGTGCTCCTCCATGGCGACCGCGCCGTCTGCGAGTCCCTCCTCATCGTGGAGTACGTCGACGAGGCATTCGACGGCCCGGCACTCCTCCCCGCCGACCCACACGAGAGGGCCATGGCCCGCTTCTGGTCCCGCTTCCTCGACTACAAGGTACCGCCATGGTCACTCAGTTCTTGGTCTCACTAAGTTTTATTTTGCGGAGACTGAAGCTTCACTCTGGCGCGCGCAGTGCTCGAAGCCGTTCTGGCTGGCGATGTGGACGGCGAGGCGCAGAAGGGGTACCTGAAGGAGATCAAGGAGAGCTTCGCGCTGCTGGAGGCGCAGCTGGAGGGGAAGAGGTTCTTCGGCGGCGACACCATCGGCCTCGTCGACATCGCCGCGTGCGGGTTCGCGCACTGGCTGGGCGTCTGCGAGGAGGTCTCCGGGGTGACACTGGTCACCGACGACGAGTTCCCCCGCCTGCGCCGCTGGGCCGTGGAGTACGTCTCCGACGAGAAGATCCGCGCGTGCCTGCCCGACAGGGCCGTGCTGCTCGAGCACTTCTCCGCCAAGAAGGAGATGTTCATGGCCATGGCCAAGTCCATGCTGCCCAAGTGATGTTCGATCTTGTTGTGCGTGTCCATGGATGCGGATCTGGACGTCGCCATGTGGGTTGCATACTTACATGGGTCATCGGTAAGATTAATGTAGGCAGTCAGAGCGGCGATCGATCGCTGCTACTATGTCATGGTGTGCTGGCCGGAATAATAAAATGAGCAGTGAACACAGACGGAGACAGAGGTTGTGCTGCACGATTTTACCAATTTAACATTCTCGATGCAGTAGCTTTCAGCCGATAAAAACATGGCATGATCGCGTCCATGCGGAGCTACCAAGATGTTTTCTTCCAAAGCACCCGCGTGCAATTCGTATACATTGAAGGTGTGTATCCCAAACTGGGATTAAATGGTTTTGCGGTTCGCTGCGCTTGCTGGCACCCTTTTAGTCCCGATTGGTGACACGAGTCGGGACATGAAGTCAAACGGTTCATTCCCCGCGCGGAAGCCGATCGTCGTCGTCATTACTGGCACAGAAACCGATCGTCACGCGGCGACCATTTGGATCGCCGGCGTCGGCGGCCAGCCACGGGAACTGATCACTCGGTGGCTGGcttgttcatcttcatcttcctcacCTTTATATGCTTCACATCTCATTAACCATTGTCACACATCTCTTCACATCTCCATCATCCTCTCCCAAAAAGCTCTCTCCCCGTCGACGTTCCCGCCCCAATGGAGCACCTCGCGCGCGCCCCGGCTCCTCGATCTCGGACGAATGGATATCTTTCAAGATCACGGTCACTCTCTGTGCATCAAGAGTGGAGAAGTGGATCCGCGCCATCAAGAAGGACTTTTCTCGACGCCGCACCAATCAAGTGCGTCGGCTTGTACTGTGAGTTCACCAACCCTCGCGAGGTTAATCAGCGCGCCGCCGTCCTTCAACTCTCTTTGGCGACTGAGAATTTGGTCTTCCAGATTTGTTGGGCGGATGAAGTACCACAACTGCTGAAGGATTTCTTGCAGGACAAGACCATCCGATTCTGCAGCGCAGCTATCGCCAAAGATGTGGAAATGCTGAGTCCCTACGGTATTGATATTACTTCTGCGTGCGACCTCCAAAAGATACTCCCGAACCCCACCAACAAGCCCATTCCGAATCTGTATGATCTAGCAAATGCTACTGTTGGCACAAATCtcgagaagaagaagaggaagagggataagaagaacacgaagaagtatgacgaggaagaagatgaacttATTTTTGGATGGGGCAATGTTCCATTGAGCTATTAGCAAGTGCACTATGCCGCTCTAGACGCTCGTCAGGGCTTTAAGATGGCTATCAGCTATTGGAGGCTAGTTAGCTACAATAGCCATGTTGATCGTCTAAATATTTAAAGATGATGAGTAGATGGTGGTGTGGTGCGTGTCTTGTATATTTGTATGAACTATGAATCGTCTAAATATATCGAATCTTTCTATTGTTATTCAAATTTCTCATATTTTTCTTATTGCGGTTTACAGATTCCTCACATATTAATTATGCCGTATCCAAATTCCCCACATTATAGGgccaattatttcatattcacattcctcacatttttctaataataatgcatatattatttgtacaATTACGttttacagatttaaagatattaattatttagccatattttatgaataatgcatatattatttgataataataataaaaaattattaaaaacaaaattgtttcatattcaaattcctcacatttttctaacaataatgcatatattatttgttcaGTTACGGTTtaaagatttaaagatattaattatttggctatattatatgaataatgcatatattatttgataataataataataaatgtaTAAAAACAAAAAATTCATATTCAAAtttctcacatttttctaataataatgcatatattatttgtccaattgcggtttacatatttaaagatattaattatttggccatattatacgaataatgcatatattatttggtaataataataaaaattgaataaaaacaaaaaatttcatattcagattcctcacatttttctaataataatacATATATTACTTGTCCAATTGCGGTTTACAGATTTAAAAATATTAATTATTTaatcatattatatgaataatgcatttattatttgataataataataataataataataataataataaatgaataaaaacaaaattgtttcatattgaaattcctcacattttctaataataatgcatatattatttttcCAATTGCGGTTTACAGATTTAAGGATATTatttatttggccatattatatgaataatgcatatattatttgataataataaaaagTACTTTTATTACTAATTTTATTTTCATtggaattcaatattattatctTATTCAGTTTAGTTACataattgtttttggtttcaaaaaataCAGAAATGGGACACAATAATATAAGAGTTAATAGGATTGCTATGGtagtatttacaacaaggtaGAATCACATTCGCGGGAGCACAGCATGAAAGAACCGAGGAGTTAAGCGTGTTGAggatggagtagtgtgaggatgggtgaccgactggtAAGTGACCAAGTCTAAAATTTGACTAAAGATTAATTGCAATAAGTGTTAAAAATAGTCCAAGTGAGAGAGTAACGAGTCAAAATATTAGAAAAATGAaattagaaaaaagaaaaacaatttCGGAAAATAataattagtcccggttgggCTTGCAAGCCGGGACTAAATGTCCTCCAACCCAAACGCTGTGTCGCGGCCACGTGGAGTGCCATTTGTCCCGGCTGGTAACTGGGCCAGGACTAAAGGGTTGGCCTTTAGTCCCGCGTGGATAGTCCCGGTTGGCCAACCGGGGCTAAAGCCCGTTACGGACCAGGACTGAAGGGCCTGTTTTCACTAGTGTGATATTAATATCAACGAGGTCTGCTAATGTACTTGGAAGCTTCTTCGGAAGGAACTCAAAAGTTAAGCATGTGTGGATTGAAGTAGTTTGAGGATGGATGACCGATCGATAATTAGTTTTACCACGAGTAAGTACTTTGACTAAAgagtaagtgtagttagagatcaCTAAACTGGTCAAATAACTCAAATACTATAAATTATGGAAAAAGTTtataataaaaaattgaatggaaAACACAAAATAAAGGCCCTCTAGCGCTCGATCGCACTCGACACGTGGAGGCCTTTAGTTCCGGTTAgttttaccaaccgggactaaaggtcctcctACCCCATCGCTCGACCGCGACCACGTcgagatctttagtcccggtttgtggaTAACTGGAACTAAAGAAAGGGCATTTAGTCTCGATTTCGTAGTTTCGGTTGGACTAGAACCCATTCTCAACCGGGACTAGAGGCCCTTTTTCTTCTAGTGGAGGTAAGTCAAGAGGGCAGGAATTTGGAGTGACGATACCAAAATAAAGTAACAGGCGGAAAATGGATGCTTACATTTTCGTGTTCCCCAAGTTCCCAAGCGAGGAAAGAGAAAAGAAATGCCCATATCGCCCAGCAATGCTTTGAACGACTGTTTTCTATAGCTGGTAGAGCGAGATGAATGCATATCACGTCATCACTTGCTAACGAAGGAACAATTGTTTTCTATAGCTGCCAAAAACACCCGGTAGCTTTCAGCCATGGATGAACTTGTCCTAGtagatataaaattatataatcagcCCTACACCTTGACCAAGAAGGAGCCGCGAATTTTCTTGCAAACGTACAGACGACTGCCTGAATACACGAGACAAATATTCAGTGTGTTGTTCTTTGGCGTGCTGATGAAGACGGCAGGAGCTATATATACCTAGGGCATTTCAGGCGGACACTGAAGCAGGCACACCGTACCGGCGATGATGGCTGAGCCAGTGAAGCTCATCGGTTGCTTCGGCAGCCCGTTCGTGCACCGTGTCATATATACCCAGTGCAAAGATTCCATGTGGATTGCTTTGTGGACGGACGGCGAGGTGCAGGCGGCGTCCGCAAGGGAGATGAAGGCGAACCTGACGCTCATCGAGAGGCAGCTGCCGGAGGGGAAGAAGTTCTTCGGGGGTGACACCATCGGGTTCCTCGACATGGCCGTAGGAGGGATCGCACACTGGATGGGAGTGTTCGAAGAGATCGCAGGGGTGCGTCTGCTCATCGAGGAGGAGCACCCGGCGCTATGCCGTTGGGCAAGGGAGTACACACTGGACGAGACTGTTGGGCAGTGCCTTCCGGACAGGGACCGCGTGGTTGCTGCTTTAACTCCAAGGAAGGAGCTGTATGTAAGCATAGCTAAAGCAATGGCCGCACAGAAGTAGTACCCTATCTTTAGTTGCAGGTGCTCTCTTTGTTTGGATTAAAACACATGTACTTCCCTTGCAACCATGTTTTTACTATTACCTCTATTTTATCATAAAAGACATTTTGATAGGTTGTTTTAGCCAAGGTTTTGGTTCCCGGTAGAAGAAATTCCTGAGGGTGTTCGGGATTCCCGGCTACCGCGGTAACCAAGAAATCTAGACCAGTTcccgagaaaattaaaaaaattaaatttaaatttaaattttctgAGCATGGGGTAATTCAGCCTTTTAACTCCAGTTGAACACAACCTGGCTAGCAGCAGTTTTGCGATGTCCGGTGCCGTATGCACGCCCCAGGTTAATGGTTCGAATGTTCGCTTCCACATTTTTTGCATAATTATGTGACATTTGGCAGACTCTGCTACCACCACGCTATGTATTGAGGTTGTACAATTCGGTAGACCACATACTATTTAGCTTCTATTTAGCGTTTAATTCAAAAAGGAAATCAAAATATTTTGACCAGTAGAAGCATTTATAACGGGGTAGTGCATTCACTACAACACCGTATCACCTTTATAGATGCTTCTGCATAGACAACGTATGACATATCTGCCACCGAAAAAACAATTGATGGCGCCTTCGGCCTTTAACAGTTGGAAAGCCGAAGTCGACACATATTGATCGCATCTACTCCCtcctttttttttgacaatcaataccacatatattcatagcaacaaattgaagacctcgaaaatttattactatcttttagactttattttgtaatcgttggagtcagttcatgtatctctaccatctaCTCCCTCCTTTGTAAAATAGGATGTTCATATTTTTGGTCAAACACAAAAACTTTGAAGTTTTAAAAACTATATAAAAAGAtgtcaacattgatgatttggaacAAATATTGTTAGAATGGTCATGAATTATACTTTCATATTGTGTACATACAGTATCGTAGATGTTTATTTCTTTATGTAGTTAGTCAAACTTCAAATAATTTAACTTTAACAAAAAAATTATATGCATCATGTTTTAAGAAGGAGGGAGTACATAATTATTTGTGGCCCCTATAGATGCTGCTGTAACTATCTCCCGTAGTCCCGTTAGTGGTGCGTTCATGCCGCCAAGGATTGTTTTCTAGAGCTGCCAAAGAATCTGGTAGCTTTCACCCGTGGAAAGACAGAAAATGTCAGACAAATATAAATATATAAAACGCCGCTAAAGTTTGACACGAAGTTGCTCTGAATTTTCTTGCAAACGTAGTGATCAAGGCGGTCGGAGTGTTATATATCCCAGAGAAATAAGTAGGTGACCGAAGCAAGCAAGCAAACACTGACGATGATGGCTGAGCCGGTGAAGCTCATCGGCTGCCCAGTGGTGCACCGCGCCGAAGTGGCCCTGCGTCTGAAGGGGGTCCCCTACGAGATCATCACTGAAGATCTCAACAACAAGAGCGAGCTGCTGCTGAGGCACAACCCCGTCCACCGGAAGGTGCCTGTGCTCCTCCATGGCGACCGGCCGGCCATCTGCGAGTCGCTCGTCATCGTCGAGTACGTCGACGAGGCCTTTGATGGGCCGCTCCTCATGCCGGCGGACCCTCTGGCTTGCGCTGCCGCCCGGTTCTGGGCCAGCTTCCTGGACAAAGAGGTGAACAGAGTAACTGACACACATATTGACAGATAGGTTCCACCAGAGTTTCATTTTTGTCACATGAACTTCTTAACCAACTTCCAATCTTCACTCGGCTTTGCTACACAAGCAGTGCATGGAGTCCATGTGGATGTCGCTCTGGACGGACGGCGAGGCGCAGGCGGCGAGCGAGGGAGACCAAGGCGAACCTGACGCTGATCGAAAGCCAGCTGCCTGACGGGAAGAGGTTCTTTGGAGACGACGCCATTGGCTACCTCGACATAGCACTCGGCGCGATCGCGCACTAGATGGGAGTGTTTGAAGAGATGGCAGGGGTGCAGCTGCTCACCGAGGAGGAGCACCCCGCGCTGTGCCGGTGGGCGAGGGAGTACACGGCCGACGAGACAGTGAAGCAGTGCCTTCCGGACAGGGACCGCGTGATTGCCGCCTTAATGCCGAGGAAGGAGTTGTATATAAGCATAGCTAAGGCAATGTCCGCACAGAGGTAGTTCTCTGTATGTTGGAATTGTAGCAGTTGTTATGTAATTTAAAGCAATCATCTGCATTTGTAATAAACTGCAAGTACTCCCGTGGTAATCAGAATTGTATGGTACATGTAGAGTCATGCGGAAGCGGATATGATATGACAGAATGAAAAAACACATTACCTTCAGATCCCAGCTTAGAGATGCTTCTGATCTTGGGCAATGGTGGATGGAGCAACTATTGGGCAGGACCAAGATGGATGCTCGTTCTCTGAATTCAGCTGTCACTTTGATTTGGTGGTCTATCCGGAAAGAAATAATGCACGAGTTTTCAATAATCTTCACTGCACACCTGTAGCTGTGTTCAACAAAATTGTTGATGAAACGGCAGTTTGGTTGTTTGCTGGAAGATCACTTCCAGGTCAGCTTGCTCATCGACCAAGGGAGCCAGACCACTCTATTCTCAGGGCTTCACACAGGCAATGGTAAAGCTGTTGGCAGTTCATCCCTGCCTTGTTTCTTTGCAGGTTTTTCTCTAAATCACAGTATGTTGTACTTCCTCTGTCCCATAAAGGTTGTGTGAGATTTGCCAaagtttagatgtatctagattctATTTAGTGTCtatatacattcaaattttgacaaatctcacATGTATGGTTTGCTCAGTAGTTT
Coding sequences within it:
- the LOC127340408 gene encoding glutathione transferase GST 23-like, encoding MMAEPVKLIGCFGSPFVHRVIYTQCKDSMWIALWTDGEVQAASAREMKANLTLIERQLPEGKKFFGGDTIGFLDMAVGGIAHWMGVFEEIAGVRLLIEEEHPALCRWAREYTLDETVGQCLPDRDRVVAALTPRKELYVSIAKAMAAQK